atttagagtttaaatctgttatttttatcactaaattttttaatacatatataagtgagttattattatttacttaaattaataaaataacaggGTTTGGTTGATGGGAGATTTCTCTCCGTCAGGAACAGACTTGCAATTTCGCGATCATTACCAAAGGTGGAGAAAAGTCCTTATAAAGTTATCTTAGTCGTAAAACACACTCAAATTTGATCTTAATTCCTTTTAACATAAAACCGATTCCTctaaaaatttgtatgtttgacGGAAATTAGTTTTATACCGTAATGCATACtcttttttaagtcattttgaatcaatgtacattttttgcaagattATCTTTTTGAGAGTGGAAATAAATGTAAGACAGGGATGATTTATTTATGAGCTATATCCCAAAATTCAATAATGACATTGATTCTCTCACAGTTATGAACCTTGTAGACCTCTTTAATATCGATTCCATTAATTTTTCGTGATTTTAGGAGAAATTCCAGTCTGAAAACTTAGAATTCCaactcaataaattattattttcgcGTTGCAACCACTCTTTGGTTAATTTTGAAGTATCAATCGTTACATGGTTCgtctgaacaaaaaattattattagtatccAGACGATTAAACATGGTAAAGCAGTCaagtgtatataaataaaacattattgtcAGAAAATCCCCATAATTTTTAGTCTGTGTCACTTTATTCCCCGGTCGAGTTTTATCATCTTGGGAAGAGAAGttataggggggggggggcagtTTTCTTTCTAGATTCAAGGAATAAATAGATATCTTGATAATTTTACGAACTCTTTTAAGAGcgaaaagtaaatttatacaatttagcAAGGCTCTTGACCTCTATTTATCATGACTAGCTTCTCTAAAGGAGGCAATTGGATGACGACGAAAGCTTAAAATATTGCATTAAGTAATCTTGGAATTACATTTCTCCTGAAACCCTAAAAAACGTTAATTGAAtcgattcaaaatatataactaatttgcTTATAAGCTATATTCGCAGAatgtaataataagtaataattacaCCTGTCTTATATTACTTCCAccctaaaaaacatatttttacaaaaatggtaTACTAGCTATGTATCAGGTACAAATTTTCTCATGAATCGGTGCATCTTAAAGGGAATTATGATCAAAATAGAGGGATGTCAAATTATTTACACTACATTACTGCAAGACCTAGTCGAGTCTTAAGTATTTGCTAACAAGTCAAAATCCTTCACTATTTTAATCGTGTCCTTAGTTTTCTTCTGATCTCATTTCAAGTTGatcgttataatttataatataaggtCTCTATagtgttaagattttttttagttaaatataaattatctataatattGAACAATATTAATTTCGGATAATACGCTGGATTATGTTATCACCTTTTTTTCgactaaaatattaaacaatcattttatttaaaagactagcttaatttttattattcaaatatgaaatgacttttttttcgagtcactacataaattatcaaaattttccgTCTAACATCCCATTTTTCCgccttaaataaatttttctcaacGGTCCTACTCAGTATTACTATTCAGGTTGGTTCATTTAAACGAGTATTTGTATATTGACCACAAGtcttcattaattttgcaattCATTTCTAAAGATAAGACAATGTactaaatcattaattaattcgtttgaagaataaaaacgtTATTAGttatggaattattttattatttgggaATTATAATAAGTGATTATCTAATGTATAAAGAACAGactaactaaatttaaaaagtttgggaaGTAATCattattgagttaaaaaaatacttcagcACTTTTCACCCTTATTGTATTTTCTACTTAagctaatataaaataaggtaatggaatttatttgtaataaaagtaattattgttgaccagtattaataaattattatttacataattctaGTAGTAATGCTTTGTGAAGTTGATGGCCAAtacattcaataattattaattttcggtacaaaaattaatgatctTACAATTGAGTCACTAGTTTTTTTATAGCCTCTAGGAGATTTACATTCCAATTGGAGGACTATTTCGACAGGAAGCCTCTCTAAAACAGTTATCACCACTGGTCTTCCTTTCTTTCACCTGAGACCTggtataatatgatataatactTAAACAATAGATATTATACATTCGCAGGTTGCCAAATTTACAGCTCTGACGTAGACTACCAATGGTTAGACGAGAAACAACATTGTTTAGCTACTAATGGCCAAGAGCATTTTCTTTTGAGGCTGGATTACAGCCCATGCATAATATCTACGATCCAATTACGAGGTGTTGTTACTCAACAACCCGCAACACCTCTAGGACAACTAAAAAGTAGTTATTCTCTGAACTTACAAGTCAAAAAGTTTCccaatcaattattatttcattaacttTCCTTAACATTCCCTACTTATaatgttcaataaataaatcaaagaataGTAACAACACATATtccatatataaagtatatttatctcATTGTCGCTtcaatttgtttacaaatatataaatagagaatagctataaatttcaaatcttcagaaaaagaaaagaatgagAATTACATGTTCACGAACTCGGagaaataatcaaatcaaaagCAAGTAAAAgataacctctcaaaattattaccatttgaaaaaaaaaaaaaaagttatttacgcTAATACTGGTAAGTCGCTCATCATAGGATAACTTGATTGCACTTATTCAGAGGTGTGAAGCAGCTCAGAACCAAGGTTAAAGCAATCAGGTTCAAAAAGGATTCAATATCCGCATGTATGTAAACTTATTGAATAAGAATAGGACATAGTATAAGATCTTGAGACTCGAGACATACGTTTATTGTTTTCCCAATATTGACTCAGattgttaaatatttctttgttctaTCACATAATCAAGATGTACAGAGATTGAACATCTTAAGGCGATTTAtacagtaaaataatttaagttaattcAGGGAAATTTATGAGTAAACCTCtcataagatatttatatagatatggtaggaaaacaaaaacataagaAAACAGAGAATGCGACGAAAAGGGTGAGCTAGAGTGTTATCTCATCCTGTAAGTATTGGCTTCTTTAACCTGGCAAAGTTCACCTTTGAAATCAACATTGACTTCAAAATCCATATCCCGTTTGTTTCTGTCATTTGGACGCATACTGAATTCGCCGAAGAGTTCTTCCCCTTTTTTACAGGTAATGTAATCTTGAAGGTAGAAAACAGTTTGCTTCCAATGCGTGTAAGGAGCTTCTGGAGCAGTTGAAAATCCTGTCCGTTTGTGACACTTAGTAaactcaatattaaaaaatgtgacCAGGGCCtacaattaaattcaattatgaatatagatacaaaaaaataaagtatgtataaGTAATAAACCAACCCCAACCTGGATATAATCATTCCTCTTCACTTGGAGATTAAATGGGCTCTTGAAAGGAATGTCTTCCTTCGTGCAAGTTTGAATATCTATTTCTTTGATTAAACAGGAATTCGTAACGACTTGATTTCGATCAACGACATCAACTAAAGGCTCTTGAATAGCAACTTGTCTTATACAAGACATGTCAAAGCCATAGACATCATCCCACCAGTTAATTTTTTCGTCCTTATACTGGCGATCTTCAATAGCAGTCACATAAAGAGTAGCTCTGTCAGGGAACATCAGGCCTGTTGACTTATCCAACCATTTGTCcctatattttcatataatgcAAAAGGAGTTAAAATATTCACCAAAGTTAAATAGATGAAATGAAATTACCTAGCGTACAAAACAGTATCCAACATAGACTCGTAGAACAAACAGTAACCCATCCATTCGCTAATGATGATATCAACCTTGTCCACAGGAAGTGTTATTTCCTCAACTTTACCTCTAATAACCGTAATTTTCTCGGATAATTTGTTAGCAGATACAATTTCTTTGGCATGTTCAACAATTCCTGACATATCTACACCATATACATGTTTGGCTCCAGCTTTTGCTGCAAACATTGATAGGATCCCTGTGCCACAACCCAcatctaatacaatcttatcctaatattaaacaataaaaaaattaataacacgaaatttccaacaaaaaaatatctcagCGTAAAAATTCTCcctataatattgaaatattccACTCCACGTGCTGACTCAAATAGAATTGTGAGGCCAATTCGATATAATTCACTTCTACAACACAAAGGTTCGAACTTTTAAGCGCGCAAAATAATGGGAATTCATGGACTAAGAACCATTTTCTATTTCAccaattataacataaaatcgAGTTGAAATAATTACTTTGAATAAGTGTTTGTTGTGCCACATTGAGCTCCTGTATGTCAGGGTTCGAACTTCGTCTTTCAACATTTCTTCGTGAATCCCAAAATGCGCATAAGAATCAAAGTAGTAATCCTTCGAAGTCATTTCCTCGGAACTTAACTCCTCGATTTTCTTCTCTGTTTTGGGACAGACATCAGAGTGCTCCATCCTTTCTTCCGTCGTTACCTAGTAAAAGTCCAATTTAATGAGTTAGTATTGccctttattaattaataaacgcATTGAAACACTCACCACAGACATGTCTTTGGATTAtacttaagaaataaagaaataactatgaACCATGTAAAATATCAGCTTCCTTTTGAGAATGGAAGGAAAAATGTGCTtcacaataaatataaacaggATTGGTCGCATTTTCAAAAATGCTCTTTTCTTATTGGACGTTGTTCTTTATACCGGCAACTGAAGCaaagaattgatttttctatttcctCATCTTTAACAAAATGTCTTTATGATTTTAAGAagcatattttacatatattttatggatttattttactcatttttataatgtaattattactttagcgtatcataatcaaatttctatcataattcaaataatatcgCATCCATAGAGTATCCTGTTGTTGATAATTGCCGCGTgtggaaatttaaatttttgtgattgGAGCGAGGAGTTAAAATCAGCTGTTTTTAGTAATAGTACAAgttcaattttatgtatttttaaagcatCTCCTGGTTTGCTTTTGAAGATGCATTGGTAGGTATTTATTTGCATTATTactacatattaataattataataaaattattattaaatctctTTATATAAAAGTTAGGGGTTCCAGTATTTTATATGTATCAATTTATAATCTGAATCcctatcaatcataattataatagagAAATGATATTGCTACACAAAAATtagattaagttttttggaagaATAATTTCAGCTGAGTAATTACAGACTAAATTATGACAATTAACAaatggttattaattatttgtattgcatggaacatattattaaagtacCATTGCTCAATGTTGGATCACTCATAAGTAATATGTAAGTCACAGCTCCATATTAAATGTAGTAATTTTAATAtggattaaaatgaaattattacatCAATGAATAAATGTTAATACTCATTTTAATAACTCATAATTAAAATGGCTAgtgatataattgaataaaacattatgagaTATACAAGTTGTTCTTGAATACAGTAATACCGT
The sequence above is drawn from the Lepeophtheirus salmonis chromosome 5, UVic_Lsal_1.4, whole genome shotgun sequence genome and encodes:
- the Art1 gene encoding protein arginine N-methyltransferase 1 isoform X2, which produces MSVVTTEERMEHSDVCPKTEKKIEELSSEEMTSKDYYFDSYAHFGIHEEMLKDEVRTLTYRSSMWHNKHLFKDKIVLDVGCGTGILSMFAAKAGAKHVYGVDMSGIVEHAKEIVSANKLSEKITVIRGKVEEITLPVDKVDIIISEWMGYCLFYESMLDTVLYARDKWLDKSTGLMFPDRATLYVTAIEDRQYKDEKINWWDDVYGFDMSCIRQVAIQEPLVDVVDRNQVVTNSCLIKEIDIQTCTKEDIPFKSPFNLQVKRNDYIQALVTFFNIEFTKCHKRTGFSTAPEAPYTHWKQTVFYLQDYITCKKGEELFGEFSMRPNDRNKRDMDFEVNVDFKGELCQVKEANTYRMR
- the Art1 gene encoding protein arginine N-methyltransferase 1 isoform X1 → MSVVTTEERMEHSDVCPKTEKKIEELSSEEMTSKDYYFDSYAHFGIHEEMLKDEVRTLTYRSSMWHNKHLFKDKIVLDVGCGTGILSMFAAKAGAKHVYGVDMSGIVEHAKEIVSANKLSEKITVIRGKVEEITLPVDKVDIIISEWMGYCLFYESMLDTVLYARDKWLDKSTGLMFPDRATLYVTAIEDRQYKDEKINWWDDVYGFDMSCIRQVAIQEPLVDVVDRNQVVTNSCLIKEIDIQTCTKEDIPFKSPFNLQVKRNDYIQVGALVTFFNIEFTKCHKRTGFSTAPEAPYTHWKQTVFYLQDYITCKKGEELFGEFSMRPNDRNKRDMDFEVNVDFKGELCQVKEANTYRMR